The Bdellovibrionales bacterium DNA segment GGCGACTATGCCTATGTCCCCGGAAAAGAGACTGAAGAAGAAGCCCAAACCAGACGTTGCGGTGGACGCTTTACCTCAGCTGAGGCACGCAAGGAACGCGACCGGGCTCCCGGCCACAATGGGTCGAGAAGCGACGTGTTGACGGACGTCATCCGTTATCAGAGGGGTTATTCAAGCCCCGGTCAGCCACAAGGACAAACCGAAGCCATATTGCAGGAAATCATCTGCAATGACAATCGGCTTACATTGCATCGTCAGACAGAGCACCACGAGGCACAAGGCATGGCATTTGAGCATCCCGCGCTGTCCGCTTTGCTGATTTTTCAATGGGGCTATGGTTAAGAGCAAATTCTCATCCCAATGTTTTTGTTGGAAAAAAGGATTAACGAGGCTTATTTATTAACAAATGGTAAACGTAAGTTATTGAAAGTAATAGAGAAATTGTTTTAAGGCTGGATTTTTGCTATTATCCGTTAGCAGACAAAAAGGAATTTAGCGCACCGCGCAACAATTAACAGGCCACGAAATCATTTTACCAACCCACAGGGGGACGCTATGCTGAACGCAAGATATTTAGAAAACACCATTTCAACACACCCCGTGCTTATCGACGCAATGTGGGGCGTAGAGGGCGATAACGAAGTGAAGCGGACAGTCCCAGCTTTGAGATCTGTTGCAAGGATCATCACAAACAGAGACAGCGTTTCTGGCTCGCGTTCGCAGGCCTATGTGTTTCCTTTGCCAGACGGAACACTTATTCGTTTGGACATCAACGACGATAACACCTACGACTATAAAAGTGCGACGACGATACCCGACACGCACCCCGCTGCAAAGGCCTATGCTCAAAATCTGGGACATTCGGTTGAGTTTACGCTTGCCGAAGAAGGAGATATTGGCCCTCGCGCCAATCCTGCCGATGTTAAAAAATTGAAGGAACGCCTTGAAGCGGATATATGCCGCTATCAGCAGGAACAGGCAAACGAACACCGTTTGAAACTTTAATCGTCATAGCTTCACTTTTAAGGGAGAGATGACGATGGTTGCCAAGTGGCTGACCCCCGATGAGATTATTGATCTGATGATGGGGGTGATTCTCAAAGATCACACCGCCGCTTGCCCCTATTTTGGCCGCGCCCATCTTTACACAGGCCCTCGGAAAGAAGTTCACGGGAAAGGAACAAATATCCTTGGCTACATTCACGACAATGACAGCAATCACGAACGCGCCAAGTTTTTGGCTACAACTTTCGACGCCAAGCTTATTGACGAGATGAATGTCTATACGCTTGTTTTGAACAACATTGTTGGATCGGGACATAACGTTTATCGCTACATTCATGCCGCCTTTGACGATCAAAAGAAGTCAGAGAAAGAAGCAGATGATGAAGCTGACCGCGTTATGCGCAAAGCCTCAAAATATTTTGTTGATGGCCTCTGGGGTCATGTGACGACTTCCGTTTGCGGCGCGGGAAGAAACAGAATTTTCTTCGACACCGAATTCCCGCGTCTTGGCAAAGAAACCGTTGACCTTATCACGGGGCTTGCAAAATCCTGCGATATTGAGACAGTTAATGAAGGCTCCATTATGGACATTCGCAAGCTGTTCAAGTTGAACGCTATTGAAACGGCGTACCGTGTTGTTTGCGTCAACGAGCAAAACTTGCTCAACCGTATGGCATGGGATAAGGCTTCCGAAGAAATCATGCGCCATTGCCTTGACGTTGAAGAGTTCTATATGATTGATCGTCAAAAGGGATGGAAGGCAGCGGCGAAAGAATTGTTCATCGGTGGCGCTCCCGTGCCGGAACTGGTGCGCTTGGATCGCAAGCTCACACGCCAAGACCGTGCCGCCAAGCGTTCACCGAAATATTGCAAAAGCCCCGCCGAGCGTCTTTCTCAAAAAGAATCCAAATTGCTGCATTTCGTAACAGCGATTGCCGCAAGGACAGCCAGCGCGACCGTTGCCCCGCGTTAAGACAAAAAAATAAACGCCTCCTTTGCAACATAAGGCTCTTCTTTGTCAGTCCTAATCAGGTGCAGATATGGACTTTGACCGCGAGTCAACAAGAGAATATTCTTCTTTCGTAATCGTTGAGAAATGCAGTGAGGAAGCAGTGGCAAACACAGAGAACCTATCCCCTTGGGCAGAAGGACAGTCGGGCAACCCCTCCGGAAAGCAGAAGGGGACGTTGAACCGCGCCACGATCCTGAAACGCTATCTTGCGGCTCCCCTGAAAGAAGCCCCCACAGACATCCCCATTGAGCTGGAAGGCCGGATCACGGTTGAGGAAGCCATTGCCCTCGCTCTTATCAAAAAGGCTCTGTCCGGCGATATGGCGGCGATTAAAGAGGTTCAAGATACGGTGCATGGCAAGATAGTCGAAACTTCGGAAGTCAGCCATAGCTACACCCAGATGGGTAGCGTTATGGTCGGGCAAGCTGACAGGGCTATGCGCCACCTGACTTTTGATGTAGGTACTGAAGCCCTCTTACCAATGTGATCCCCATTGAAACAAAGAGGGGTAGCGTTTATAAAACTGGGTACATAACCGGGTACAAAACGTATTGCTTGATTAATAATGCGTTTAAGTACATATGGCTAGAAGGTAACTTCAGATTTAATGTATAGCCGCGCAGGCCTACGCCTTCTCCCTATTCTCTTCCAAATACTGGCGCAGAGCGTCGGCCTTGGCGAAGAACGTCTGGCTCACGTCATGCACATAGGGGTTCTCGCACTCAATCGCCAAGAAGAGCTCAGGCGAGCAAAACCGAACCATGTTCACAGACTCAATCAACAGTTCATAACTCTTGGTCGTCATGCCTATGGGGAACGGCTCAAAATCCTGAACCAGCATTTTCGAGACAAGATGCGTAAGGCCGAAAACAACCGCCGCCTCACGGTCGTGCTCATCGGGCGTCGCCATGATCACTTTCAGCGCGAGCGCCGTTTCTAGAAAGCCTTTAAGCTTTTCAACCCTCTCTTGCGGGCAACGCAAAGGGCATAAAACAATCTTCTGCCCTTCGATGCCGTTCTTCCCGCTTTGTGGGCCAAAGAGAGGATGCGTCGCGATAAGGTCAACATGGGATGGCAGATCGCGCAGCATAAGCGCGGCAGGCTTTACTTTAACCGAGCCAACGTCCAGCACCAGAGTCCCTTCACTCAAATGATCCTTGATCGAGGCAATCGCCTCCTCC contains these protein-coding regions:
- a CDS encoding Arm DNA-binding domain-containing protein codes for the protein MLTETQCRNAKPSEKPYRLADGRGLYLEVKPSGTKAWRYRFELSHEGNRKESMFAIGDYAYVPGKETEEEAQTRRCGGRFTSAEARKERDRAPGHNGSRSDVLTDVIRYQRGYSSPGQPQGQTEAILQEIICNDNRLTLHRQTEHHEAQGMAFEHPALSALLIFQWGYG
- a CDS encoding DUF5681 domain-containing protein produces the protein MANTENLSPWAEGQSGNPSGKQKGTLNRATILKRYLAAPLKEAPTDIPIELEGRITVEEAIALALIKKALSGDMAAIKEVQDTVHGKIVETSEVSHSYTQMGSVMVGQADRAMRHLTFDVGTEALLPM
- a CDS encoding prephenate dehydrogenase, with product MTDNQKKTVGLLGLGSFGQLMARHLLPHFTLQAYDPASEAKTFADAHGIAMLPPDQVAKADVVIIGAPVPRMEEAIASIKDHLSEGTLVLDVGSVKVKPAALMLRDLPSHVDLIATHPLFGPQSGKNGIEGQKIVLCPLRCPQERVEKLKGFLETALALKVIMATPDEHDREAAVVFGLTHLVSKMLVQDFEPFPIGMTTKSYELLIESVNMVRFCSPELFLAIECENPYVHDVSQTFFAKADALRQYLEENREKA